The following proteins come from a genomic window of Coffea arabica cultivar ET-39 chromosome 11c, Coffea Arabica ET-39 HiFi, whole genome shotgun sequence:
- the LOC113716850 gene encoding protein S-acyltransferase 11-like, which yields MDFVGSPSPSSASTSAPNDVTSQEHYVTSIEADHETTCWGCGVRLLVSPHAPVFKCGWCGAITNRNALKNNKQYYKWRRLRDRCFVVFVLLFMLFIICGGIWAVYPVVFSISFFWGIFHSTITLILSVSTLSSFGLASFLSPGVPPRILWGSYPAVGKGGLENYTFCHHCSKPKSSRTHHCSSCGMCVLDMDHHCPFIGNCVGAANHRCFIIFLISAVMSTIYVSTISFYAALHVWPPVNYVANQPLNRLLSYEFTLNFLKESAFALLRSAVFLTPRGLVLVYLFIASVSVGIGLSVLLWQQLSYVYRGKTYLSQLNASEGDGGERDCKNLINFFGCQYIAAGYFPSFWNSRKTHEK from the exons atggatttTGTGGGCTCCCCCTCTCCCTCTTCCGCCTCAACTTCTGCACCAAACGATGTCACTTCTCAG GAGCATTATGTAACATCAATTGAGGCAGATCACGAGACAACGTGTTGGGGCTGTGGAGTCCGTCTTCTTGTTTCACCTCATGCACCTGTTTTCAAATGTGGCTGGTGTGGAGCAATAACTAACAGAAAtgcattgaaaaataataagcAGTACTATAAGTGGAGACGTTTGCGAGATCGTTGCTTTGTTGTTTTCGTCCTTTTGTTCATGCTTTTTATAATAT GTGGTGGCATCTGGGCAGTCTATCCTGTTGTTTTCTCAATCAGTTTTTTCTGGGGAATTTTCCACTCCACGATAACTCTAATACTATCTGTATCTACATTATCTTCGTTTGGCCTAGCATCATTTCTGTCTCCTGGTGTTCCACCAAGGATATTGTGGGGTAGCTACCCGGCAGTAGGAAAAGGTGGACTTGAGAACTATACCTTTTGTCACCACTGTTCAAAGCCTAAGTCATCAAGGACGCACCATTGCAGTTCGTGCGGAATGTGTGTATTAGACATGGATCATCACTGCCCATTT ATTGGAAACTGTGTTGGTGCAGCTAATCACCGGTGCTTCATCATCTTCCTCATTTCAGCTGTAATGAGTACAATCTATGTCTCAACTATATCTTTTTATGCAGCACTTCATGTCTGGCCACCAGTAAATTATGTGGCCAATCAACCTCTAAACAGGCTTCTTTCTTATGAGTTCACCTTGAACTTCTTGAAAGAATCTGCTTTTGCATTGCTGAGATCTGCTGTCTTTCTTACACCAAGAGGGCTTGTTCTGGTTTACCTTTTCATCGCTAGTGTCTCAGTGGGGATTGGTTTAAGCGTACTTTTGTGGCAACAGCTCTCCTACGTATATAGAGGGAAGACTTACTTAAGTCAATTAAATGCTTCAGAGGGTGACGGTGGGGAAAGGGATTGTAAAAATTTAATCAACTTTTTTGGTTGTCAGTATATTGCAGCAGGATATTTCCCTAGTTTTTGGAACTCAAGGAAGACTCACGAGAAGTAA
- the LOC113716828 gene encoding uncharacterized mitochondrial protein AtMg00810-like isoform X1, with amino-acid sequence MEQPPGFVVQGENSRLVCQLKKSLYGLKQSPRAWFGRFSSVVMEFGLTRCGVDHSVFYRHSNAGKILLVVYVDDIVITGDDVVGIQKLKSNLQANFQTKDLGHLQYFLGIEVARSKYGIYLCQRKYVLDMLSEVGMLGCRPVDTPMDPNVKLAGDQGALLDDPKQYRRLVGKLNYLTVTRPDISFAVSVVSQFLDTPRTSHWDAVIRILRYLKSAPGKGLLYQNHGHTDIEGYSDADWAGSASDRRSTTGYCVFVGGNLVSWKSKKQTVVSRSSAESEYRAMAHTVCELVWLKSMLLELGFEHKQPMNLVCDNQAAVHIASNPVFHERTKHIEVDCHFIREKLLDGVIKTSHVPSVDQLADVFTKSLGGSRVKYICNKLGAYDIYAPT; translated from the coding sequence atggaacaacctcCTGGATTTGTTGTTCAGGGGGAGAATTCGCGGTTGGTTTGTCAattgaaaaaatccttatatggattgaaacagtctccgagggcttggtttggccggtttagtagtgttgtcatggagttcggtctgacaagatgtggagtagatcactctgtattttatcggcattctaatgctggtaaaattttattagttgtttatgtggatgacattgtgattacaggtgatgatgttgtggggatccagaaacttaaatccaatctgcaggcaaactttcagacaaaggatttaggtcatctacagtattttctgggtattgaggtagctcggtctaaatatgggatttatttatgtcaaagaaaatatgtactcgatatgttgagtgaagttgggatgttaggttgccgacctgtagatactcctatggatcccaatgtgaaattagcaggagatcaaggtgcattacttgatgatcctaagcaatatcgaagacttgtgggtaaattaaattatctcactgtaacgagacctgacatttcgtttgcagtgagtgttgtgagtcaatttcttgatacccctcgtactagtcattgggatgctgttatacggattctcaggtatcttaagagtgctcctggaaaagggttgctatatcaaaatcatggacacactgatattgaaggatatagtgatgcagattgggctggttctgcctcagatcgaagatcgactacaggatattgtgtgtttgttggtggtaatttagtgtcgtggaagagtaagaagcaaacagttgtatccagatcaagtgcagaatctgaataccgcgctatggctcacactgtgtgtgagttggtttggttgaagagcatgttactagaacttgggtttgagcataaacagcctatgaatttagtgtgtgataatcaagcggctgttcatattgcgtctaatccagtgtttcatgaaaggacaaaacatattgaagttgattgtcatttcattcgagagaaattgcttgacggggtcatcaagacatctcatgtaccgtcTGTAGATCAGTTGGCTGATGTGTTTACCAAGAGTTTAGGGGGTTCTAGGGTGAAATacatttgtaacaagttgggtgcttatgatatatatgctccaacttga